One Microlunatus soli genomic window carries:
- a CDS encoding alpha-ketoglutarate-dependent dioxygenase AlkB — translation MSTTTLVHTHPSDAASVDTDSLFTDAVVQDSLLDLVEEPELGTLAGSVDRRPLTRGAWVDLRSGWLQGADALMHDLVQNVPWHAERRQMYERIVDVPRLLSFYDERDPLPHPILEQAKAMLNAHYGDELGEPFVTAGMCLYRDGRDSVAWHSDTIGRGKSEDTMVAILSIGAARALSLRPRGGSTTWAKHPLGHGDLIVMGGSCQRTWEHAITKTARPVGPRISIQFRPRGVR, via the coding sequence ATGAGTACGACGACACTCGTGCACACCCATCCGTCGGACGCCGCGTCGGTCGACACCGACAGCCTGTTCACCGACGCTGTGGTCCAGGACTCGCTGCTCGATCTGGTCGAGGAGCCGGAGCTCGGCACCCTGGCCGGCAGCGTCGACCGCCGGCCGCTGACCCGCGGCGCCTGGGTCGATCTGCGCTCCGGCTGGCTGCAGGGCGCCGACGCGCTGATGCACGACCTGGTGCAGAACGTCCCCTGGCATGCCGAGCGCCGGCAGATGTATGAGCGGATCGTCGACGTGCCCCGGCTGCTCAGCTTCTACGACGAACGTGACCCGTTGCCGCATCCGATCCTCGAACAGGCCAAGGCGATGCTCAACGCCCACTACGGCGACGAACTGGGCGAACCGTTCGTGACCGCCGGGATGTGCCTGTATCGCGACGGCCGGGATTCGGTCGCGTGGCACAGCGACACCATCGGCCGCGGCAAGAGCGAGGACACGATGGTCGCGATCCTGTCCATCGGCGCCGCCCGAGCGCTGTCGCTGCGACCGCGGGGCGGCAGCACCACCTGGGCCAAGCATCCGCTCGGGCACGGCGACCTGATCGTGATGGGCGGCTCCTGCCAGCGGACCTGGGAACACGCGATCACCAAGACCGCCCGCCCGGTCGGCCCGCGGATCAGCATCCAGTTCCGTCCCCGCGGGGTGCGCTGA
- a CDS encoding peptidoglycan recognition protein family protein: MGTDDNLITRRSLLLGSAAAAAALGLGTDPADAAVRPRRRAAFAVWDPITGKLTTAMSPKRVTVHIAVTRSGDIYGPGKGAGGSYAHFYNPRSGAPRQHQYLDRRAAADLNGSSRSISVEHAGLDGDRMTDTQLRNLAKIFAWAVIHCGVPNRIATVDDLRGLAWHRLGIDGNFGRFDPHDRTTWCRKQTGAVWSSATGKLCPTDKFIRQIPTVYSRAQYWLKKWGGRPG; this comes from the coding sequence ATGGGGACCGATGACAACCTGATCACCCGCCGGAGCCTGCTGCTCGGATCCGCCGCAGCCGCCGCCGCGCTCGGCCTCGGCACCGACCCGGCCGATGCCGCAGTGCGCCCCCGCCGCCGCGCAGCGTTTGCGGTCTGGGATCCGATCACCGGCAAGTTGACCACCGCGATGAGCCCGAAACGGGTGACCGTGCACATCGCCGTCACCCGCAGCGGCGACATCTACGGTCCGGGCAAGGGCGCCGGCGGCAGTTACGCCCACTTCTACAATCCGCGGTCCGGCGCGCCCCGACAGCATCAGTACCTGGACCGACGAGCGGCCGCCGATCTGAACGGCAGCTCGCGGAGCATCTCGGTCGAGCACGCCGGGTTGGACGGCGACCGGATGACCGACACCCAACTCCGCAACCTCGCCAAGATCTTCGCCTGGGCCGTGATCCACTGCGGGGTGCCCAACCGGATCGCGACGGTGGACGACCTGCGCGGTCTGGCCTGGCACCGCCTCGGGATCGACGGCAACTTCGGCCGGTTCGATCCTCATGACCGCACGACCTGGTGTCGCAAGCAGACCGGCGCGGTGTGGTCCAGCGCCACCGGCAAGCTCTGCCCCACCGACAAGTTCATCCGGCAGATCCCGACGGTCTACTCCAGGGCGCAGTACTGGCTGAAGAAGTGGGGTGGACGCCCGGGCTGA
- a CDS encoding TetR/AcrR family transcriptional regulator: MSGELPVLGQRPVERSDAARNRERILAAARRLVDERGGGQLTMNAVAAAAEVGVGTVYRRFGDQAGLVDALMNEREIALQQQLLTGPPPLGPGALPRDRIIAFLHAYADMLEAYAPVLATAGSAARNAQHGRGAGAFRHQHLALLIEQLSADRGRAPGHELDAHFLADALLAPLDPAAFLGQRDGLGYSLQRIKNGLSQLVDGIG, from the coding sequence GTGAGTGGCGAGTTGCCGGTGCTGGGGCAGCGGCCGGTCGAGCGATCCGATGCTGCCCGGAATCGGGAACGGATCCTGGCCGCCGCTCGACGGCTGGTCGACGAGCGTGGCGGTGGTCAGCTGACGATGAACGCGGTCGCGGCCGCCGCCGAGGTCGGCGTCGGGACGGTCTACCGGAGATTCGGCGATCAGGCCGGGCTGGTCGACGCCCTGATGAACGAACGGGAGATCGCGCTGCAGCAACAGCTGCTGACCGGGCCGCCGCCGCTGGGACCGGGGGCCCTACCGCGGGACCGGATCATCGCCTTCCTGCACGCCTACGCCGACATGCTGGAGGCGTACGCGCCGGTGCTGGCCACCGCCGGCAGCGCGGCCCGCAACGCTCAGCACGGACGGGGCGCGGGCGCGTTCCGGCATCAGCATCTGGCGTTGTTGATCGAGCAGCTGTCTGCCGATCGCGGGCGAGCTCCGGGACACGAACTGGACGCCCATTTCCTGGCTGACGCGTTGCTGGCGCCGCTGGATCCGGCAGCCTTCCTCGGACAGCGCGACGGCCTGGGCTACAGCCTGCAGCGGATCAAGAACGGGCTCAGCCAACTGGTCGACGGGATCGGCTGA
- a CDS encoding isochorismatase family protein produces MSAPTAAAVRALVIVDIQNAFVTGDDAAPESEQLLINLDDLVRRARQVGALVVHLQNDGAPGAVDEPGRPGWELHFPVAESGREVVIRKRKDDGFDCTALEEILRQHEVGRICVVGVMSEMCVLATARGALERGFDVVLPHDGHATFDIGPAPGTTEGVPAAMASRVAEWALGDEVEVIGHTTDVIFESIS; encoded by the coding sequence ATGTCTGCGCCGACAGCCGCTGCGGTCCGGGCCCTGGTGATCGTCGATATCCAGAACGCATTCGTCACCGGCGACGACGCGGCACCCGAGAGTGAGCAACTCCTGATCAACCTGGACGACCTCGTGCGGCGAGCCAGGCAGGTTGGTGCCTTGGTGGTGCACCTGCAGAACGATGGCGCACCGGGTGCCGTCGATGAGCCCGGTCGGCCGGGCTGGGAACTCCACTTTCCGGTAGCCGAGTCCGGCCGTGAAGTGGTGATCCGGAAGCGGAAGGACGACGGGTTCGACTGCACCGCGCTGGAGGAAATCCTGCGGCAGCACGAGGTCGGCCGCATCTGCGTCGTCGGCGTGATGTCGGAGATGTGCGTTCTGGCGACCGCTCGGGGTGCCCTGGAACGAGGATTCGACGTCGTCCTGCCGCATGACGGGCACGCGACCTTCGACATCGGTCCGGCACCGGGAACCACCGAAGGCGTACCTGCGGCGATGGCGTCCCGGGTCGCCGAGTGGGCGCTGGGTGACGAGGTCGAGGTGATCGGCCACACCACCGACGTGATCTTCGAGTCGATCAGCTGA
- a CDS encoding integrase core domain-containing protein, translating to MKNDPVDPRIRLAITQWPEDAPRGAVSTFCAEHAISRKAFYAIRARVRQDGAAAALEPRSRRPQRSLSQLTEAVKKQAIGVRAALESSGLDHGPISVHDKMQTLGMVPVPSPASLARIFREASVARVEPKKRPRAAWRRFVYPAPNACWQIDATEYVLTRGRKCVIFQLLDDHSRYALTSHVAWSETGDAAVAVVKKAITTHGVPQRLLSDNGLALNPTRRGWSGQLTTYLASLGVEAITGKPYSPTTQGKNERFHQTLFRWLDHQPLADTLDQLQAQVDAFDIIYNTQRPHQGLPGRVTPHQAWGATAKAEPPRPQPPQHPAVTPGASAPDPTPPAPASWQTTPGNHLLKVRPGGKVLVHRIAYQIGTRHTGEYLEVIHDTETIGFYNTETGELIIEHALPEPGTRYVGNGRPRGRPPKPSPMS from the coding sequence GTGAAGAATGATCCCGTTGATCCACGTATCCGACTTGCGATCACGCAATGGCCTGAGGATGCGCCGCGTGGCGCGGTGTCGACGTTTTGTGCCGAGCACGCCATCTCTCGGAAGGCGTTCTATGCGATCCGTGCCCGGGTGCGGCAGGACGGCGCGGCGGCCGCGTTGGAGCCTCGGAGTCGACGACCTCAGCGCAGCCTGTCTCAGCTGACCGAGGCTGTGAAGAAGCAGGCGATCGGGGTGCGGGCGGCGTTGGAGTCTTCGGGTCTGGACCACGGACCGATCAGCGTGCACGACAAGATGCAGACTCTGGGGATGGTGCCGGTCCCCTCGCCGGCATCGTTAGCGCGGATCTTCCGCGAAGCCAGCGTTGCCCGTGTCGAGCCGAAGAAGCGGCCCCGGGCGGCCTGGCGCCGGTTCGTCTACCCAGCCCCGAACGCGTGCTGGCAGATCGACGCCACCGAGTACGTCCTGACCCGCGGACGCAAGTGTGTGATCTTCCAACTCCTCGATGATCATTCCCGCTACGCGTTGACCTCACACGTGGCCTGGAGCGAGACCGGTGATGCCGCAGTCGCGGTGGTGAAGAAAGCAATCACCACGCACGGAGTTCCGCAACGCTTGCTGTCAGACAACGGATTAGCGCTCAACCCGACTCGACGCGGCTGGTCGGGGCAACTCACCACCTACCTTGCCAGTCTCGGTGTTGAAGCAATCACCGGAAAGCCCTACTCGCCGACCACCCAGGGCAAGAACGAACGATTCCATCAGACCCTGTTCCGCTGGCTCGATCACCAACCGCTGGCCGACACCCTGGACCAACTCCAAGCTCAAGTCGACGCCTTCGACATCATCTACAACACTCAACGCCCGCACCAAGGACTCCCGGGCCGGGTCACACCGCACCAAGCATGGGGAGCCACCGCGAAGGCCGAACCGCCCCGACCACAGCCACCCCAACACCCAGCCGTCACCCCCGGCGCTTCAGCTCCCGACCCGACCCCGCCAGCCCCGGCCAGCTGGCAGACCACACCCGGCAACCACCTGCTGAAGGTCCGACCCGGCGGGAAAGTCCTGGTCCACCGCATCGCCTACCAGATCGGCACCCGCCACACCGGCGAATACCTCGAAGTCATCCACGACACCGAAACCATCGGCTTCTACAACACGGAAACCGGGGAACTGATCATCGAACACGCCCTCCCCGAACCCGGAACCCGATACGTCGGCAACGGCCGACCCCGCGGACGACCACCCAAACCGTCACCGATGTCCTGA
- a CDS encoding nucleoside/nucleotide kinase family protein, whose translation MITDADEFAIFLNGSYGAGKSSALDHIGDRLADAGRPFSLMDVDWYHRSWPPADHDQGNKIIEAENMAFVWANYKSAGPRQLIISGVIDSSEARERYARALGLTIRSVRLTASPTVTERRLRGRYTDAQATAFAWHETRHEELSTRLAEADLDEMIVDTDALTPQQVAQVVLAHFGYR comes from the coding sequence ATGATCACCGACGCTGACGAGTTCGCGATCTTCCTCAACGGCTCCTACGGCGCGGGCAAGTCCTCGGCGCTGGACCACATCGGAGATCGACTCGCCGACGCCGGCCGGCCGTTCAGTCTGATGGATGTCGACTGGTATCACCGGTCCTGGCCGCCGGCCGATCATGATCAGGGCAACAAGATCATCGAAGCCGAGAACATGGCATTCGTCTGGGCCAACTACAAGAGCGCCGGGCCGCGGCAGTTGATCATCAGCGGCGTCATCGACAGTTCCGAAGCCCGCGAACGCTACGCGCGGGCACTCGGACTCACGATCCGGTCCGTCCGGCTGACCGCCAGCCCGACAGTCACCGAGCGGCGACTCCGTGGGCGGTACACCGATGCCCAGGCCACGGCATTCGCCTGGCACGAGACTCGACACGAAGAACTCAGCACCCGGCTTGCCGAGGCCGATCTGGACGAGATGATCGTGGACACCGACGCCTTGACCCCGCAGCAGGTCGCGCAGGTCGTGCTGGCCCACTTCGGATACCGGTAA
- a CDS encoding DUF881 domain-containing protein produces the protein MHGQSIGERVRRALVRARVRQRLRNRRKLSGKVLTGVVCLLAGLMITVSAINARGIDLRPARNTDLISLVESESQRNAELAEQATDLRTEVDRLASRERQPSLDAELAARSRQAGLAPVAGPSLTVTLDDAPSDVAADGVDEDLLVVHQQDIQSIVNLLWAGGAEAMTIQGQRVISTTGIKCVGNTVVLHGVPYAPPYRISAIGDQERLRQTLEQSEFVRIYQQYVDRFRLGYRVDTKTEARFPAYRGALNLQYAHARG, from the coding sequence GTGCACGGTCAATCGATCGGCGAACGGGTCCGCCGCGCGCTGGTCCGGGCCCGGGTCCGGCAGCGGCTGCGCAACCGGCGCAAGCTGTCCGGCAAGGTGCTCACCGGCGTGGTCTGCCTGCTGGCCGGGCTGATGATCACCGTCAGCGCGATCAACGCCCGCGGCATCGATCTACGGCCCGCCCGGAACACCGATCTGATCAGCCTGGTGGAGTCGGAATCGCAGCGCAACGCCGAACTCGCCGAGCAGGCGACCGATCTGCGCACCGAGGTGGACCGGTTGGCGTCCCGGGAACGTCAGCCGTCACTGGACGCCGAGTTGGCCGCACGGTCCCGGCAGGCCGGGCTGGCGCCGGTCGCCGGGCCGTCGCTGACAGTGACCTTGGACGACGCACCGTCCGATGTCGCCGCCGACGGTGTCGACGAGGATCTGCTGGTGGTGCACCAACAGGACATCCAGTCCATCGTCAACCTGCTCTGGGCCGGTGGTGCCGAGGCGATGACGATCCAGGGTCAGCGGGTGATCTCCACCACCGGCATCAAGTGCGTGGGCAATACGGTGGTGCTGCACGGTGTGCCGTACGCGCCGCCGTACAGGATCAGCGCGATCGGTGATCAGGAGCGGCTGCGGCAGACCCTTGAGCAGTCGGAGTTCGTCCGGATCTACCAGCAGTACGTGGACCGGTTCCGGCTCGGCTACCGGGTCGACACCAAGACCGAGGCACGTTTCCCGGCCTACCGCGGCGCACTGAACCTGCAGTACGCGCACGCCCGCGGCTGA
- a CDS encoding aminodeoxychorismate/anthranilate synthase component II, with amino-acid sequence MPDYDRSAATGPRILVVDNYDSFVYNLAHYLAQVGAEVDVWRNDDERFGDPGYADPYAGILLSPGPGVPEQAGVCVDLVKQQAGRLPIFGVCLGLQAIGVAYGGVVDRAPELLHGKTSLVQHDDGGVFSGLPSPFTATRYHSLAITPDSIPDVLEVTARTDSGVVMGLRHRELAVEAVQFHPESVLTEHGYQLLANWLRICGDDGAPARAAGLAPLMSAQS; translated from the coding sequence GTGCCTGACTACGACCGCTCAGCCGCGACCGGACCACGGATCCTGGTCGTCGACAACTACGACTCCTTCGTCTACAACCTGGCGCACTACCTGGCCCAGGTCGGCGCCGAGGTCGACGTCTGGCGCAACGACGACGAACGGTTCGGCGATCCCGGATATGCCGATCCCTACGCCGGGATCCTGCTGTCACCCGGGCCGGGCGTGCCGGAACAGGCCGGTGTCTGTGTCGATCTGGTCAAGCAGCAGGCCGGTCGGCTGCCGATCTTCGGCGTCTGCCTCGGGCTGCAGGCGATCGGCGTCGCGTACGGCGGTGTGGTGGATCGGGCGCCGGAGCTGCTGCACGGCAAGACCTCGCTGGTGCAGCACGACGACGGCGGCGTGTTCAGCGGACTGCCGAGCCCGTTCACCGCGACCCGGTACCACTCGCTGGCGATCACGCCGGACTCGATCCCGGACGTGCTCGAGGTGACCGCACGCACCGACAGCGGCGTGGTGATGGGGCTGCGGCACCGCGAACTGGCCGTCGAGGCGGTGCAGTTCCATCCCGAGTCGGTGCTCACCGAACACGGCTACCAACTGCTCGCCAACTGGCTGCGGATCTGCGGCGACGACGGTGCGCCGGCCCGCGCCGCCGGTCTCGCTCCGCTGATGTCTGCTCAGTCGTAG
- a CDS encoding cell division protein CrgA gives MVLAGVILFLALRPRRGTPYAPGGRRWVPPTFIGVGLLGVAWLVVYYVAGTMIPFMAALGNWNILIGMAGMAAAFIIATLWK, from the coding sequence CTGGTGCTCGCCGGGGTGATCCTGTTCCTGGCGCTGCGTCCGCGCCGCGGGACGCCGTACGCTCCGGGCGGCCGGCGCTGGGTGCCGCCGACCTTCATCGGGGTCGGGCTGCTCGGCGTCGCCTGGTTGGTCGTCTACTACGTCGCCGGCACCATGATCCCGTTCATGGCCGCGCTGGGTAACTGGAACATCCTGATCGGGATGGCCGGGATGGCCGCCGCGTTCATCATCGCGACCCTCTGGAAGTAG
- a CDS encoding phosphotransferase, which yields MEAADARRAVSAATRTVSSFGLQVDRTDVLNDSNRLVVRLTPCDTVARVTPVTHFASAELEVELTDLLLRTDAPVAALDPRIGPQVFVRDGFKITFWAHVASTPDPTTLPAADYADALGRLHTGLRQLDVSAPHVLDRIGATEHDVASPDVTPELADRDRELLVGTLRELSRPIVDRHVAEQVLHGEPHPGNVLTTPGGPLFIDFENAATGPVEYDLAWAPFEVAARCSYAEDDLLDSCRGIVLAIIATHRWTLGDRHPSGRRSGWAFLDAVRQGSPWPTLDQVTW from the coding sequence ATGGAGGCAGCGGACGCACGACGTGCGGTGTCCGCGGCGACCCGGACCGTCTCCTCGTTCGGTCTGCAGGTCGACCGGACCGATGTGCTCAACGACTCCAACCGGCTCGTCGTCCGTCTGACCCCCTGCGACACCGTCGCCCGGGTCACACCCGTGACCCATTTCGCGAGCGCTGAGCTGGAGGTCGAACTCACCGACCTACTGCTCCGGACCGACGCTCCCGTTGCCGCGCTCGATCCTCGGATCGGGCCGCAGGTCTTCGTCCGGGACGGCTTCAAGATCACCTTCTGGGCCCACGTCGCGTCAACACCTGATCCGACGACGCTTCCCGCGGCCGACTACGCCGACGCGCTCGGTCGCCTGCACACCGGCCTGCGACAGCTCGACGTCAGCGCACCGCACGTGCTCGATCGGATCGGCGCCACCGAACACGACGTGGCGAGCCCCGACGTCACCCCCGAACTCGCCGATCGGGACCGGGAGCTGCTGGTCGGCACGCTGCGCGAGCTGAGCCGTCCGATCGTCGACCGGCACGTCGCCGAGCAGGTCCTGCACGGCGAGCCACACCCGGGAAACGTCCTCACCACCCCGGGCGGGCCGCTCTTCATCGACTTCGAGAACGCCGCCACCGGACCCGTCGAGTACGACCTCGCGTGGGCACCCTTCGAGGTCGCCGCGCGCTGCTCGTACGCCGAGGACGACCTGTTGGACAGCTGCCGCGGCATCGTGCTGGCGATCATCGCGACCCATCGCTGGACCCTGGGCGACCGCCATCCCAGCGGAAGGCGGTCGGGGTGGGCGTTCCTCGACGCCGTACGGCAGGGCTCCCCGTGGCCGACCCTCGATCAGGTCACCTGGTAG
- a CDS encoding sugar phosphate isomerase/epimerase family protein, whose amino-acid sequence MAKIGVQAMMLKQQVAERGAYDVWKQLSEIGFSVVEVSQIELDDKNRDDIARAGDEFGMSVAAISAGMGETGGGGNDSLRESFDKIVSDCQTLGSSRVRIGMLPMPSLASKEALIAFAHDAGEMARRLADHGIILSYHNHHVEFARMDGQHILDLIRAEAPDLKFELDVHWIHRGGMDPVTVLKKYAGVVDLVHLKDYRIGLPPADAFEALAAGDRKVWAEHWGNLVQFAEVGQGNLDFAGVVEAGVDGGAEYLLIEQDQQYGRDIFDCLTDSREHLIKLGYADLL is encoded by the coding sequence GTGGCCAAGATCGGCGTACAGGCGATGATGCTGAAGCAGCAGGTTGCCGAGCGGGGTGCGTACGACGTCTGGAAGCAGCTGTCCGAGATCGGCTTCAGCGTTGTCGAGGTGTCCCAGATCGAGCTCGACGACAAGAACCGCGACGACATCGCCCGCGCCGGTGACGAGTTCGGGATGAGTGTCGCCGCCATCTCGGCCGGGATGGGTGAGACCGGTGGCGGCGGCAACGACTCACTGCGGGAGTCGTTCGACAAGATTGTCTCCGACTGCCAGACACTGGGCAGCAGCCGGGTCCGGATCGGGATGCTGCCGATGCCCTCGCTCGCCTCGAAGGAGGCGCTGATTGCCTTCGCCCACGATGCAGGAGAGATGGCACGCCGGCTGGCCGACCACGGGATCATCCTCAGCTACCACAACCACCACGTCGAGTTCGCCCGGATGGACGGCCAGCACATCCTGGACCTGATCCGGGCCGAAGCACCGGACCTGAAGTTCGAGCTGGACGTGCACTGGATCCACCGCGGTGGGATGGACCCGGTCACGGTGCTGAAGAAGTACGCCGGCGTCGTCGATCTCGTGCACCTGAAGGACTACCGGATCGGACTGCCACCGGCCGACGCGTTCGAAGCGCTCGCGGCCGGCGACCGCAAGGTCTGGGCCGAGCACTGGGGCAACCTCGTCCAGTTCGCCGAGGTCGGCCAGGGCAACCTGGACTTCGCCGGCGTCGTCGAGGCCGGCGTCGACGGCGGCGCGGAGTATCTGCTGATCGAGCAGGACCAGCAGTACGGCCGAGACATCTTCGACTGCCTCACCGACTCCCGCGAGCATCTGATCAAGCTCGGCTACGCCGACCTGCTCTGA
- a CDS encoding MFS transporter, with protein MLWRTPFLRSACIGLFISGIGVSSTMPQMTLFLVNELHLSTSTAGLYYLVNLLAPVSGFVVGSLSDRLQNRLVLYRLCALLAAIGWVAMSMATRPWQPFVIGAVALSLGGGAMGQLFAATRDELSRHPTAINNRVISAIRMAFSAGWIVGPVLGSWFGSAFGLRPLLVATAVCAIGQIVPLGTRRVQRYVRPSPPMAVEQHDPTSTAAEQRPDSRTPLLIFLGCCVLMMNGDTMKFAYLPLYMENDLRLSDELRGAVIAIQPFLELLLMPFAARLADRFTPIRVLAGASLLGIGAHLCYATSTQVGGLFLGQILMSGVWAASAGLGITVAQQLYPQRVGLASSMYGSTLPLAGALGGALGAFGVGSLGIPHVFFIPAALTVCGFIGMVLTARRYRPDDSAFG; from the coding sequence GTGCTCTGGCGGACTCCGTTCCTGCGGTCAGCGTGCATCGGTCTGTTCATCTCCGGCATCGGGGTGTCCTCGACGATGCCGCAGATGACCCTGTTCCTGGTCAACGAGTTGCACCTGTCCACTTCGACCGCCGGGCTGTACTACCTGGTCAACCTGCTGGCGCCGGTGTCCGGCTTCGTGGTGGGCAGCCTCTCGGACCGGTTGCAGAACCGGCTGGTGCTTTATCGGCTCTGCGCCCTGCTGGCCGCGATCGGCTGGGTCGCGATGTCGATGGCCACTCGGCCCTGGCAGCCGTTCGTGATCGGTGCGGTCGCCCTCAGCCTGGGCGGTGGTGCGATGGGGCAACTGTTCGCCGCCACCCGCGATGAACTCTCCCGGCACCCGACCGCGATCAACAACCGGGTGATCTCGGCGATCCGGATGGCGTTCTCCGCCGGCTGGATCGTCGGGCCGGTGTTGGGCAGCTGGTTCGGCTCGGCCTTCGGATTGCGTCCGTTGCTGGTCGCGACCGCCGTCTGCGCGATCGGCCAGATCGTCCCGCTCGGCACTCGCCGGGTGCAACGCTATGTCCGGCCGTCACCGCCGATGGCTGTCGAGCAGCACGATCCGACGAGCACCGCGGCCGAGCAACGGCCGGACAGCAGGACGCCGTTGTTGATCTTCCTCGGCTGCTGTGTGTTGATGATGAACGGCGACACCATGAAGTTCGCCTATCTACCGCTCTACATGGAAAATGATCTTCGACTCAGCGACGAACTGCGCGGCGCCGTGATCGCGATCCAACCCTTCCTGGAGCTGTTGCTGATGCCGTTCGCGGCCCGGTTAGCCGACCGCTTCACCCCGATCCGGGTGCTGGCCGGCGCCTCCCTGCTCGGGATCGGTGCCCATCTGTGCTACGCCACCAGCACCCAGGTCGGCGGACTGTTCCTGGGCCAGATCCTGATGTCCGGGGTCTGGGCGGCGAGCGCCGGGCTCGGCATCACGGTCGCCCAACAGCTCTACCCGCAGCGGGTCGGGCTGGCGTCCTCGATGTACGGCAGCACCCTGCCGTTGGCCGGTGCCCTCGGTGGTGCGCTCGGCGCCTTCGGCGTCGGTTCGTTGGGCATCCCGCACGTCTTCTTCATCCCGGCCGCCCTGACGGTCTGTGGTTTCATCGGCATGGTGCTGACCGCGCGCCGCTACCGGCCCGACGATTCGGCATTCGGCTGA
- the wrbA gene encoding NAD(P)H:quinone oxidoreductase, giving the protein MSEAVKTAVIYYSSTGNIHRLAEAAIAGAEKAGSQTRLRKIRELAPEAAISSNDAWKAHVEATTDVATAELEDLEWADVVIFGAPTRYGNVPSQFQQFIDTTGPLWSQGKLADKVYTAFTSSSTAHGGQESTLLSLYTTLFHWGGIVVPPGYTDPIQFQLGNPYGASHVATPGNFPGETELEAARYQARRAVEIAGSLKSGQAA; this is encoded by the coding sequence ATGAGCGAAGCCGTCAAGACTGCCGTCATCTACTACAGCTCCACCGGCAACATCCATCGGCTGGCCGAAGCCGCCATCGCGGGCGCCGAGAAGGCCGGTTCACAGACCCGACTGCGCAAGATCCGCGAGCTGGCACCCGAGGCCGCCATCAGCAGCAACGACGCCTGGAAAGCACATGTGGAGGCGACCACCGACGTCGCGACCGCCGAACTCGAGGACCTGGAATGGGCCGACGTGGTGATCTTCGGCGCACCGACCCGCTACGGCAACGTGCCCTCGCAGTTCCAGCAGTTCATCGACACCACCGGACCGCTGTGGTCGCAGGGCAAGCTGGCCGACAAGGTCTACACCGCCTTCACCAGCAGCAGCACCGCGCACGGCGGCCAGGAATCCACGCTGCTGTCGCTCTACACCACGCTGTTCCACTGGGGCGGCATCGTCGTCCCGCCGGGATACACCGATCCGATCCAATTCCAGCTGGGCAACCCGTACGGCGCCTCGCACGTCGCGACCCCGGGCAACTTCCCGGGTGAGACCGAGCTCGAGGCCGCCCGCTACCAAGCCCGCCGTGCGGTCGAGATCGCCGGTTCGCTGAAGTCGGGCCAGGCCGCCTGA